One window of the Rhipicephalus sanguineus isolate Rsan-2018 chromosome 2, BIME_Rsan_1.4, whole genome shotgun sequence genome contains the following:
- the LOC119381456 gene encoding uncharacterized protein LOC119381456 → MTTNGVLAGFLGGGYGGYGGGYGGGYGGGFGGGFGGGYGGGGGGVGVGSSVVLLNSGGAGGGKTVAGPAFLVKTVHHVNKIHGGGSLVAHSGIGGTGGGFGGGFGGGFGGGLGGGFGGGYGGFYGGGYGGGYGGGGYGGGYGLKGWY, encoded by the coding sequence ATGACCACGAATGGAGTACTGGCTGGCTTCCTTGGAGGCGGTTACGGTGGATATGGTGGTGGATACGGGGGTGGATACGGAGGTGGCTTCGGCGGAGGATTCGGCGGTGGATACGGCGGAGGCGGTGGAGGAGTTGGCGTGGGCAGCAGTGTGGTGCTCCTTAATAGCGGCGGTGCCGGTGGTGGAAAAACGGTAGCTGGGCCGGCCTTCCTGGTGAAGACTGTGCACCACGTGAATAAAATTCACGGAGGAGGCTCACTTGTGGCCCACAGCGGCATTGGTGGCACTGGAGGAGGCTTCGGTGGCGGTTTCGGAGGAGGATTCGGAGGCGGACTCGGTGGCGGGTTTGGTGGAGGCTACGGTGGATTCTACGGAGGTGGCTACGGAGGTGGCTACGGAGGAGGAGGCTACGGTGGCGGATACGGCCTGAAAGGCTGGTATTAG